A window of the Oncorhynchus keta strain PuntledgeMale-10-30-2019 chromosome 21, Oket_V2, whole genome shotgun sequence genome harbors these coding sequences:
- the LOC118374137 gene encoding msx2-interacting protein-like isoform X1 — MMVRETRHLWVGNLPEHVREEKIVEHFKRYGRVESVKVLRKRGSEGGVAAFVDFVDIKSAQKAHNAVNKMGDRDLRTDYNEPGSVPSAVRGLDDNPPSSSHGRDVSGFSRGAVGPVFGPPVSLHTREGRYERIRDCSETRERAYDHSPYGHHERTGTFDRQRHYNADYYRDRTMFAAGVSPGPGSSSAMGGSFETPEPHFESRIRGDPFTLSSAARRDPYRDDRGRRVDRTYHHRRSRSSHSSQSRHPSPQRTTGQTPKAPHSPKRAPLSPERGPCSRSRSRSSSSDSVSSTSSTGSGSSDSNSSSSEGSRARSVQSSATHAPPSQPCSMVMEGDEPRRSFGIRVQNLPVRSTDTSLKDGLFHEFKKHGKVTSVQIHGASEDRYGLVFFRQQEDQEKALNVSKGKLFFGMMIEVSVWNGPVFPSETESENEFRPLDGRIDEFHPKATRTLFIGNLEKTTSYQQLLDIFQRFGEIVDIDIKKVNGIPQYAFVQYSDIASVCKAIKKMDGEYLGSNRLKLGFGKSMPTTCVWLDGLASNITEQYLTRHFCRYGHVVKVVFDRLKGMALILYNNTDFAQAAVRETKGWKIGGNKIKVDFASQESQMAFYRSMQASGQDIRDFYEIPTERREERPRPPYHEFSAERAYFENVRTPGTIYPEDPHRDYPARSRERYSELEHYQGEHFDPRYHEDPREFRDYRDPFEQDIRKYTYIQRERERERERFEADRVRWSPSHPRRPITPSASPSPSERAPRDPERQVYSQSSERSGSCSSLSPPRFDKADKAPPLEHGASSKSERLEKDAHLVEPERGAGAEKSKRGRRKEKGDKEKGEKNKSRKGKVQSPGIPPSEVKLDPSLDGGSGRGKVSDQDSLERQIYKGDNDPPPSDPTATTSRHEPVKSERLESGKGEIAVKDVKTRSKKHQKSDTGNDGKDPSLDSDRLAARKRRFGDASGRTIRQKRRRLEDGSQPPDFGASTAFSKETDGDNKAQQKDSQRRDSRSKTERLVFPGSQDPVMRGQEVLPEGSMDPIDSKRHSMSRRFSHDGNMDQDNARDQDPPSPFKYGAQDNDKGVKEEPLDIDLSQSYRKQMEQRRLHQQLQEPDKKEKPGSPQDLEREDLEHRSLVHEVGKPPQDVTDNFPSHKLKKLEQFDADISAKRGDRVYRSFRQKSEDPEWNNTASPGLQHFSRRAEDPEWNNTASPGLQHFSHHGEEDFAVSSHLREVKTEDKSHPDLELAVKRTHTMQMSKSNTPLQISEEEREKRWESRVKQDFLPDLNFSSGIAKNPHHRKRLEYGIVHDLEPGEVRSDSEEDRENKPHSPMPSTSVPLSDRQRVDRFSDPKLATLERMKFYSFALDQTITPDTKALLERAKSLSSSREDNWSFLDYDSHFAGLRSRKDTEKVESAPRPTPSWYMKKKKIRSSGSEDKLDDRKEEPKPKPEEHERRELFASRFLHSSIFEQDSRRLQHLERKHEDPEQSHGQQTGQQGPADWQPDTEPVVLFHSRFLEFTRLQQQKDQPLPDVKRADSIDDNRVEKSPEAEQQPLQLPKTSELVMDPEIKPISPAEDMISQPPLMPKEMSRPKQMSPPLPPKQMSPPKHTSPLLPPKEMSPPVETRVMFTPSLEPAALEPLTKEENIKNEQLPPLPQMSPRSMSPPASVNLVAPEPIRLVRKVKRFPSEEKSKDIAQDIKTLTPEQSSNSDCHIHKTLLSRSELELAPPELPPELKSSTPPNLVDEMSKEDTNTEDTDTHTEVEKKRDLNQIQVLVDNETRDESISPQKSKNKKNKSPTQVPLTPLVSANSSEKPLTRKSERTKRASSPRAESLKGSLDSKSTGKSPIHGADPEHGTEQSVYVGRARRRNVKSVYATPVEEDATKGAGKDVTESPRSARKRGGDKDKEAAPQQPLEQDSLAPITSRRGRPPKNRQKGEDMLTAKGDRSKMETKDTDSNESESSERISKVSKGRHSPHGHKVLASQLPMPTVTGSSRKGGKTEPPEDVAQPIDFTEEDNLAMPDSTVSCKEDSVVPVVTKKEENVKQQLGTEKSRDQDGQKIDPIDEKASGTKLGEKETEPPVMEEQPVLEKSGRGKAPRLTRIPKSPVLKNLKIRLNVTEVKDLLQMGDEEPGNQDDSSKKTKPGEPTNDPLLLESSPGQDVSSSNEDKDGVTSENKPPIDPKTLLQQEQELEQAVENIAKLTDPTLPAEPPTPPAQPPAELKIETEEDKPANPASEYELAAAIDSIMGEDIAVPLPQEPVNSAVVDSDLEIPTFIQPTKGAEPVTNISPVQGESFFPTTPRKGAKGRAKTPKRSKSQKSNKKDAVKESSLELENTSVITSDSTPSNEQPVPESIPSSTVAGVITATSWKPETAHLAPKTTDMPKESKLPPAPAEQPPPKHLKPVCPTTKSPTLTKPHTQPPPPECISPSLSPPPTRPNIRTTQPSRIAVSPPDWLNQSKDAIVPSSPRASAAPIENPGLPLDSEHMETDHNISDLRRILMKHKNVSLPVPCSSTAPSNLGTSSLRDPPHPSDGNTPMVVVPSKPPLNDNRLPSHPAQPVVRPPASLPSPESKSVISVIASTATSVISRVCNPPDMEKVNISVDRNPCVDMPLPKQAYRPPSMEDRDSGLYHGPSVGEEGGSAGRYLVESSGLGTGSIPGLRVNTSEGVVVLSHSGQIKEGPQRISAKISQIPPATAVDMESQQLVSMPQIKQEMYTHSQSNTPKCPQIQTDHGHPKTQQPVSAIKQENTSMEKLESPYPSGPQGVVKRLQQTVSSPQVMGYHHPEFTMLLKHPKKVDGADAMTADGGKPSWNSAISPAMSPHLPSPAGNHVGFVSGSATDRTPSHLSGVKQEPRSPRKSGHPHSPFTKVSSPIGGSSPKGLPGMLPSGLPAMQQYVTSVHHPEQSVIMQPHSAHSGIGRMSPHRVSQAIPMGHLVQGEVRVNTPPLSVMSFGMHGDPLASPWSGPLQQRPTSPQAVGRDIVLKVNPGNVRGHEGEQEDARRFHQATGRPSATQLKPETMQVDPRGALRSGLQLDPYMSPRDMRVLMHHPQGERSASEPHQGHIQETVPPSSTSTNITSSLSPRAHLLTKGVSENDGTKPQEVKSPHSPLKDGMMGIRPSLAAMASPQRVQLLPSGTGASFSEYPGMYSNTRAVHSQIPETSFGVNQAPINITSALGTDPSQSQADGKVKQVGHQPVNMVQLLTKYPIVWQGLLALKNDQAAVQLHFVCGNKALALRSLPLPEGGALLRIVQRMRLEASQLDGVARRMTGESEFCLLLALPCGRDQDDVLNQTQALRTAFINYLQAKLAAGIINVPNPGSNQPAYVLQIFPPCEFSESHLSRLAPDLLNRISNISPHLMIVITSV; from the exons ATGATGGTTCGGGAAACCAGGCACCTTTGGGTGGGAAATTTACCCGAACATGTTCGAGAGGAGAAAATTGTCGAACATTTTAAACG CTATGGACGTGTCGAGAGCGTCAAGGTCCTGCGGAAGCGAGGGTCGGAGGGCGGCGTTGCAGCCTTTGTGGATTTTGTGGATATCAAAAGTGCACAGAAGGCTCACAATGCTGTCAACAAGATGGGGGATAGAGACCTGCGCACTGACTACAACGAACCTGGGTCTGTCCCTAGTGCTGTTCGGGGCCTTGATGACAACCCCCCTTCGAGCAGTCATGGGCGGGATGTTTCAGGATTCTCTAGGGGGGCAGTGGGTCCAGTGTTTGGCCCCCCAGTGTCCCTCCACACCAGAGAGGGGCGGTATGAACGGATAAGAGACTG CTCAGAGACCCGGGAGCGTGCATATGATCACAGCCCCTATGGACACCATGAGCGCACTGGCACTTTTGATAGACAGCGCCACTACAACGCAGACTATTACCGTGATCGCACCATGTTTGCAGCTGGAGTTAGCCCTGGGCCAGGAAGTAGCAGTGCAATGGGTGGGAGCTTTGAAACCCCAGAGCCTCATTTTGAGTCCAGGATCCGAGGAGATCCCTTCACCTTGTCTAGTGCTGCACGCCGCGACCCCTATCGAGATGACAGGGGACGTCGTGTTGACAGGACTTACCATCACCGCCGCAGTCGATCATCTCATTCCTCACAGTCTCGACACCCCTCCCCGCAAAGGACCACGGGACAAACACCCAAAGCCCCCCATTCCCCCAAAAGAGCCCCCCTCTCCCCAGAAAGAGGTCCGTGCTCTAGGTCCCGCAGTAGGTCCTCTAGCTCTGATTCTGTCAGCAGCACCAGCAGTACTGGCAGTGGCAG CAGCGATTCAAACAGCAGTTCAAGTGAAGGGTCTCGTGCACGTTCTGTTCAGTCCTCTGCTACACATGCACCTCCCTCTCAGCCCTGTTCCATGGTGATGGAAGGTGATGAGCCACGCAGAAGCTTTGGCATCAGGGTGCAGAACCTACCAGTGCGTTCCACAG ACACAAGTTTGAAAGATGGACTGTTCCATGAGTTCAAGAAACATGGGAAAGTGACATCTGTGCAGATCCACGGGGCCTCAGAGGACCGATATGGTCTGGTGTTCTTCAGGCAGCAGGAAGACCAAGAGAAAGCCCTCAACGTCTCAAAAGGAAAGCTTTTTTTCGGCATGATGATCGAGGTTTCTGTCTGGAACGGCCCTG TCTTTCCCTCAGAAACTGAGAGCGAGAATGAGTTCAGGCCATTAGATGGACGGATTGATGAATTCCACCCCAAGGCCACAAGGACCCTGTTTATCGGCAACTTGGAGAAGACCACCAGTTACCAACAGCTCCTTGATATCTTCCAGCGCTTTGGAGAGATTGTG GATATTGACATTAAAAAAGTCAATGGTATTCCTCAATATGCCTTTGTGCAGTATTCTGATATTGCCAGTGTCTGCAAAGCTATAAAGAAGATGGATGGAGAGTATTTAGGGAGCAACCGGCTCAAG CTGGGTTTTGGAAAGAGTATGCCCACAACATGTGTTTGGCTGGACGGTTTGGCTTCCAACATCACAGAGCAATATCTCACACGCCACTTCTGCCGCTATGGACATGTAGTCAAG GTGGTGTTTGACAGGTTGAAGGGGATGGCTCTCATCTTGTATAACAACACAGATTTTGCACAGGCAGCTGTCAGGGAGACCAAAGGCTGGAAGATTGGAGGCAACAAAATAAAA GTGGATTTTGCCAGCCAAGAGAGTCAGATGGCTTTTTATCGCTCTATGCAGGCCTCGGGGCAAGACATTAGAGACTTCTATGAAATTCCAACTGAAAGAAG GGAGGAACGACCAAGACCTCCATACCATGAGTTCTCAGCAGAAAGAGCTTACTTTGAGAATGTACGCACCCCTGGCACCATTTACCCCGAAGACCCTCACAGAGACTACCCCGCCCGCAGCCGTGAGCGGTATTCGGAGTTGGAGCATTACCAGGGAGAACACTTTGACCCACGCTATCATGAGGACCCTCGGGAGTTCAGGGATTATCGAGATCCTTTTGAGCAGGACATTCGGAAATACACATACATCCAGAGGGAGCGAGAAAGGGAGCGGGAGCGCTTTGAGGCAGACCGAGTTAGGTGGAGCCCGTCTCATCCACGGCGCCCGATCACCCCTTCTGCCTCCCCTTCACCATCTGAGCGTGCTCCCAGAGACCCAGAGCGACAGGTCTACAGCCAGTCCTCTGAGCGAAGTGGTAGTTGCAGCTCACTCTCACCACCACGCTTTGACAAGGCTGACAAGGCTCCTCCATTGGAACATGGAGCCAGCTCTAAGAGTGAGAGGTTGGAAAAAGACGCCCACTTGGTTGAACCTGAGCGTGGAGCTGGGGCTGAGAAAAGCAAGCGGGGAAGACGAAAGGAGAAAGGTGACAAAGAAAAAGGGGAGAAGAATAAATCAAGGAAAGGAAAGGTGCAATCTCCCGGCATCCCACCATCTGAGGTCAAGCTAGATCCCAGCCTGGATGGAGGCTCTGGAAGGGGAAAGGTGTCGGACCAAGACAGCcttgagagacagatatataaagGTGACAATGACCCTCCTCCTTCAGATCCGACAGCGACAACCTCTCGCCATGAGCCTGTGAAAAGTGAGAGACTTGAGTCAGGGAAAGGTGAGATCGCAGTCAAGGATGTTAAAACACGATCCAAGAAACACCAAAAGTCTGACACTGGAAATGATGGGAAAGATCCATCACTGGATTCTGATCGGCTGGCTGCGAGAAAGAGGCGCTTTGGAGATGCCAGTGGGAGGACCATTCGGCAGAAGAGGAGAAGGCTGGAGGATGGGAGTCAACCCCCAGACTTTGGAGCAAGCACTGCCTTTTCAAAAGAGACGGATGGTGACAATAAGGCTCAACAAAAAGACTCCCAGCGGAGGGATTCAAGATCCAAAACGGAGAGGCTGGTGTTTCCTGGTAGTCAGGATCCTGTAATGAGAGGACAGGAAGTGCTGCCCGAGGGGAGCATGGACCCTATAGACTCAAAACGCCACAGCAtgtctagaaggttctcccacgATGGGAACATGGATCAGGATAATGCAAGAGATCAAGATCCACCAAGCCCTTTCAAATATGGTGCACAGGACAATGACAAGGGTGTCAAGGAAGAGCCTCTGGATATTGACCTCTCCCAGAGTTACCGCAAACAGATGGAGCAGAGGAGACTTCACCAACAGCTCCAAGAGCCAGACAAAAAAGAAAAACCAGGAAGTCCACAAGACTTAGAAAGGGAGGATCTTGAACACCGCAGTCTGGTACATGAAGTGGGCAAGCCACCTCAAGACGTCACAGATAATTTCCCATCTCATAAACTCAAGAAACTAGAGCAATTTGATGCAGATATTAGTGCCAAGAGGGGGGACCGTGTCTACAGGAGCTTCAGGCAAAAGAGTGAAGATCCTGAGTGGAACAACACTGCATCTCCAGGCTTGCAACACTTCTCTCGTCGTGCTGAAGATCCTGAGTGGAACAACACTGCATCTCCAGGCTTGCAACACTTTTCTCATCATGGTGAAGAGGACTTTGCGGTATCTTCACACCTCAGGGAGGTTAAAACAGAGGATAAAAGCCATCCAGACCTGGAGCTGGCAGTCAAAAGGACACATACAATGCAAATGTCCAAGTCAAACACTCCTTTACAAATTAGTGAGGAAGAGCGGGAAAAACGTTGGGAAAGCAGAGTCAAGCAAGATTTTTTACCCGACTTAAACTTCTCAAGTGGCATTGCAAAAAATCCACACCATCGCAAGCGTTTGGAGTACGGAATTGTGCATGATTTGGAGCCTGGGGAAGTACGATCCGATTctgaggaggatagagagaacaAACCACACTCTCCTATGCCCTCTACTTCGGTACCTTTGTCTGACAGGCAGAGAGTGGACAGATTTTCAGACCCTAAGCTTGCCACCTTGGAAAGGATGAAGTTCTACTCCTTTGCACTTGACCAAACCATCACACCAGATACCAAGGCCCTGCTAGAGCGAGCAaagtctctgtcctcctctaggGAGGACAACTGGTCTTTCTTGGACTATGATTCACACTTTGCTGGTTTACGCAGTAGGAAAGATACTGAAAAGGTTGAGTCAGCACCTCGACCTACACCCTCTTGGTacatgaagaagaagaaaatTCGCAGTAGTGGGTCTGAAGACAAACTAGATGACCGGAAGGAAGAGCCCAAGCCCAAGCCAGAGGAACATGAACGCAGGGAACTGTTTGCCTCACGTTTCCTTCACAGCTCGATATTTGAGCAGGACTCAAGACGTCTTCAGCACCTTGAGCGAAAGCATGAGGACCCTGAGCAGAGTCATGGTCAGCAAACTGGTCAGCAAGGCCCGGCAGACTGGCAGCCTGACACAGAACCAGTTGTCCTCTTCCATAGCCGCTTTTTGGAGTTCACACGGCTTCAACAGCAGAAAGACCAACCGCTACCGGATGTGAAAAGGGCAGATTCAATAGATGACAATAGGGTGGAGAAGTCACCTGAGGCAGAACAGCAACCTCTGCAGTTACCGAAAACCTCAGAACTTGTCATGGATCCAGAGATTAAACCTATTAGCCCAGCTGAGGACATGATTTCCCAGCCCCCACTTATGCCCAAGGAGATGTCTCGACCCAAGCAGATGTCTCCACCCCTTCCACCCAAGCAGATGTCTCCACCCAAGCATACATCTCCACTCCTTCCACCCAAAGAGATGTCTCCACCAGTGGAAACACGTGTCATGTTTACTCCATCCCTAGAGCCAGCTGCTCTAGAACCTTTGACTAAAGAAGAAAACATAAAAAATGAACAGCTCCCTCCCCTCCCGCAAATGTCTCCCCGTTCGATGTCTCCCCCTGCTTCTGTTAATTTAGTAGCCCCCGAGCCCATTCGTTTGGTGAGAAAAGTTAAAAGATTCCCTAGTGAAGAGAAATCTAAAGATATAGCTCAGGATATTAAAACATTGACCCCTGAGCAGTCTTCCAACAGTGATTGCCATATTCATAAAACGTTATTGAGTCGTTCTGAGCTTGAGCTGGCACCTCCTGAATTACCACCTGAATTGAAAAGTTCCACACCACCTAACCTTGTTGATGAGATGTCAAAAGAGGATACCAACACTGAAGATACAGACACTCATACAGAGGTGGAAAAGAAACGTGATCTTAATCAGATACAGGTGCTTGTTGATAATGAAACCAGAGATGAGTCAATTTCACCACAGAAGTCCAAGAACAAAAAGAATAAGTCTCCTACTCAAGTCCCACTGACTCCTTTGGTTTCAGCAAATAGTTCAGAGAAACCGCTTACACGCAAGAGTGAACGCACAAAGCGTGCATCATCCCCTAGAGCGGAGTCTTTGAAGGGAAGCTTGGATTCCAAATCCACAGGCAAGTctcccatacatggtgcagaccccGAGCATGGCACTGAGCAAAGTGTATATGTTGGAAGAGCAAGACGTAGAAATGTGAAATCTGTATATGCCACCCCAGTTGAGGAAGATGCCACTAAGGGGGCTGGAAAGGATGTAACTGAGTCACCACGTTCTGCACGAAAGCGAGGTGGAGACAAAGACAAAGAAGCAGCCCCTCAGCAACCATTAGAACAGGATTCACTTGCACCTATCACCTCAAGGCGGGGACGTCCTCCTAAGAATCGCCAAAAAGGAGAGGACATGTTAACAGCTAAAGGGGATAGATCAAAAATGGAGACCAAGGATACGGACTCCAATGAATCAGAGAGTAGTGAAAGAATCTCAAAAGTGTCAAAAGGCAGACATTCTCCTCATGGTCATAAAGTGTTGGCAAGTCAGTTACCCATGCCCACAGTGACTGGATCCAGTAGGAAGGGGGGAAAAACTGAGCCCCCTGAAGATGTTGCTCAACCGATAGATTTTACAGAGGAGGACAATTTGGCCATGCCAGATTCCACTGTCTCATGTAAAGAAGATTCTGTGGTGCCAGTTGTGACAAAAAAAGAGGAGAATGTCAAGCAACAACTAGGAACAGAGAAATCAAGAGATCAAGACGGGCAGAAAATTGACCCTATTGACGAGAAAGCCAGTGGAACTAAATTAGGTGAGAAAGAGACTGAACCTCCAGTCATGGAAGAACAGCCTGTTTTGGAGAAGAGTGGGAGAGGAAAAGCCCCACGCTTGACACGGATTCCAAAATCTCCTGTCCTCAAGAACCTCAAGATCAGACTAAATGTCACTGAGGTGAAAGATTTACTTCAAATGGGGGATGAAGAACCCGGAAATCAGGATGATTCTTCTAAAAAGACTAAACCAGGCGAACCTACTAATGACCCATTATTATTAGAGTCTAGTCCAGGACAAGATGTGAGTTCTAGCAACGAGGATAAAGATGGGGTGACATCAGAGAATAAGCCTCCAATAGATCCTAAAACTTTGCTACAACAGGAACAGGAGCTGGAGCAAGCTGTGGAGAACATTGCTAAACTGACAGACCCAACCCTCCCAGCTGAGCCACCCACTCCACCTGCCCAACCACCTGCAGAATTAAAAATTGAGACTGAGGAAGACAAACCAGCCAATCCTGCTAGTGAGTATGAACTTGCTGCTGCAATTGATTCCATTATGGGTGAGGATATAGCCGTCCCTCTGCCCCAAGAGCCGGTAAATAGTGCAGTTGTGGATTCAGATCTAGAGATTCCAACCTTCATCCAGCCGACCAAGGGAGCTGAACCTGTGACTAACATATCTCCTGTTCAGGGGGAGTCCTTTTTCCCAACCACACCCAGGAAAGGTGCTAAGGGCAGAGCTAAAACGCCGAAGCGGTCTAAGAGCCAAAAGTCTAACAAAAAGGATGCTGTAAAAGAAAGTTCATTAGAACTGGAGAACACCTCTGTTATCACATCAGACAGCACACCCTCCAACGAACAGCCTGTTCCAGAAAGTATTCCCTCATCTACAGTTGCTGGTGTCATTACAGCCACCTCTTGGAAGCCTGAAACGGCGCATTTGGCTCCCAAGACTACAGACATGCCTAAAGAATCAAAGTTGCCTCCAGCCCCTGCAGAGCAACCTCCACCTAAACATCTGAAACCTGTCTGCCCCACAACCAAAAGTCCCACTCTCACCAAGCCTCatacacaaccaccaccaccggAGTGCATCTCACCCTCACTTTCTCCACCCCCAACCCGGCCAAACATCAGAACCACACAGCCAAGCAGGATCGCAGTTTCCCCACCAGATTGGCTCAACCAGTCCAAGGATGCAATTGTCCCTTCCTCTCCTAGAGCATCAGCAGCTCCCATAGAGAACCCAGGACTTCCCCTTGACTCTGAGCACATGGAGACTGATCACAACATCAGTGACTTGCGTAGGATTCTCATGAAGCACAAAAATGTTTCACTCCCAGTCCCATGCAGTAGTACTGCTCCTTCCAATCTGGGCACCTCGTCCCTTAGGGATCCTCCACATCCTTCTGATGGTAATACGCCAATGGTTGTTGTACCTAGTAAGCCCCCTCTAAATGACAACAGGCTGCCATCTCATCCAGCTCAGCCTGTAGTCCGGCCCCCAGCCTCACTACCATCCCCTGAGTCGAAGTCTGTGATTTCTGTTATCGCCTCCACTGCCACTTCTGTTATCAGTCGTGTTTGCAATCCACCCGACATGGAGAAAGTTAATATATCGGTTGACAGAAATCCCTGTGTGGACATGCCACTTCCCAAGCAGGCATACAGGCCGCCCAGCATGGAGGACAGGGACAGTGGTTTGTACCATGGACCTTCAGttggtgaggagggtggaagtGCTGGGAGGTACTTGGTTGAGAGCTCCGGTCTGGGTACGGGCTCTATCCCAGGTCTAAGGGTGAATACCTCAGAGGGAGTGGTGGTGCTGAGTCACTCAGGGCAGATCAAGGAGGGACCACAGAGGATCAGTGCCAAAATCAGCCAGATCCCACCAGCTACTGCAGTTGACATGGAATCTCAGCAGCTTGTGTCCATGCCCCAAATAAAACAGGAGATGTATACCCACTCCCAGTCAAACACTCCAAAGTGTCCTCAAATACAGACAGACCATGGGCATCCTAAGACGCAACAACCTGTGTCTGCTATTAAACAAGAAAACACTAGTATGGAAAAGTTAGAATCTCCCTACCCATCAGGGCCTCAAGGAGTTGTGAAGAGGCTCCAGCAGACGGTTAGTAGTCCACAAGTGATGGGTTACCATCATCCAGAGTTCACAATGTTATTGAAGCATCCAAAAAAAGTGGATGGGGCTGATGCGATGACTGCTGATGGGGGTAAACCATCTTGGAACTCTGCCATAAGTCCTGCAATGAGCCCCCACTTGCCCTCTCCGGCTGGCAACCACGTAGGCTTTGTTTCCGGCTCGGCCACTGACAGAACTCCATCACATCTCAGTGGGGTCAAACAGGAGCCCCGTTCTCCTCGCAAGTCAGGCCACCCACACTCTCCGTTCACTAAAGTGTCCTCTCCCATTGGCGGTTCCTCTCCGAAAGGCCTCCCTGGGATGCTGCCCTCTGGCCTTCCCGCCATGCAGCAGTATGTCACCAGTGTCCACCACCCTGAGCAGTCTGTTATCATGCAACCTCACAGTGCTCACAGTGGCATTGGCAGGATGTCACCCCATCGTGTCTCCCAAGCAATCCCCATGGGGCACCTTGTCCAAGGAGAGGTCAGGGTGAACACACCACCCCTCTCTGTGATGAGTTTCGGGATGCATGGAGACCCTCTTGCCTCTCCCTGGTCTGGTCCTCTCCAGCAACGTCCCACCTCGCCCCAGGCGGTAGGCAGAGACATAGTCCTCAAGGTTAACCCTGGGAATGTAAGGGGCCACGAGGGAGAGCAAGAGGATGCCAGACGCTTCCATCAGGCCACagggagaccatctgccacccaGCTGAAACCAGAGACTATGCAGGTGGATCCCCGCGGAGCTCTACGTAGCGGGCTACAGCTGGACCCGTACATGTCACCCAGGGACATGCGTGTACTCATGCACCACCCGCAGGGAGAGCGCTCTGCCTCAGAACCGCACCAGGGACACATCCAAGAGACTGTCCCACCCTCTTCGACATCTACCAATATCACCTCGTCCCTGTCCCCCAGGGCACATCTGCTGACTAAAGGTGTTTCTGAGAATGATGGCACAAAGCCACAGGAGGTCAAGAGCCCACACTCTCCTCTGAAGGATGGGATGATGGGGATTCGGCCATCTTTGGCCGCCATGGCGTCCCCACAAAGGGTGCAGTTGCTGCCATCGGGGACCGGAGCTTCCTTCTCAGAGTATCCAGGAATGTACAGCAACACCCGGGCCGTCCATTCCCAGATCCCAGAGACTTCTTTTGGGGTCAACCAGGCACCTATCAACATCACTTCTGCCTTA GGTACAGACCCCAGTCAGTCACAAGCTGATGGCAAGGTGAAACAAGTTGGACACCAACCTGTCAACATGGTGCAGCTGCTCACG AAGTACCCGATAGTGTGGCAAGGGCTGCTAGCACTGAAGAATGACCAAGCTGCTGTCCAGTTGCATTTTGTCTGTGGTAACAAAGCATTGGCTCTACGATCGCTGCCCTTACCAGAGGGAGGAGCGCTGCTTCGGATCGTCCAGAGAATGAGACTTGAGGCATCACAACTGGATGGTGTGGCTAGAAGAATGACT GGGGAGAGTGAGTTCTGTCTCCTGCTAGCTCTGCCTTGTGGACGGGACCAGGACGATGTCCTGAATCAGACCCAGGCCCTAAGGACCGCTTTCATAAACTACTTGCAGGCCAAGCTGGCTGCAGGCATCATCAATGTCCCCAACCCAGGCTCCAATCAG CCTGCCTATGTGTTGCAGATATTCCCACCATGCGAGTTTTCAGAGAGCCACTTATCCCGGCTAGCCCCTGACCTCCTCAACCGGATCTCCAATATCTCCCCTCACCTCATGATTGTCATCACCTCTGTGTAA